From one Lycium ferocissimum isolate CSIRO_LF1 chromosome 5, AGI_CSIRO_Lferr_CH_V1, whole genome shotgun sequence genomic stretch:
- the LOC132058370 gene encoding putative expansin-B2, with protein sequence MGLFAISHLVIFSHLLIVLVCFTSPCFSFRPKHFNLSTYATHWASAGATWYGSPDGAGSDGGSCGYGTAVSQAPFSSLVTGIGPSLYKSGRECGACYQVKCTKKVHRSCSEKGVRVVIADFCPGGPCVSQSAHFDLSGTAFGSMAIPGQEHKLRNAGVLQILYARVACDYSRKNIAFHVDQGSNSEYFAVVIEFEEGDGDLAKVEMKEKTSNSKWRQMQQSWGAVWKLDAGSELHPPFSIRLTSQYSDQILIAKNVIPTGWQPGATYRSLVNYL encoded by the exons ATGGGCTTATTTGCTATATCACATTTGGTTATCTTTTCTCATCTACTAATTGTTTTAGTTTGTTTCACTAGCCCATGTTTCAGCTTCAGACCAAAACACTTCAATTTGTCCACCTATGCCACTCACTGGGCGTCGGCCGGAGCTACTTGGTATGGCAGCCCCGATGGTGCCGGTAGCGACG GGGGATCTTGTGGATATGGAACAGCAGTATCACAAGCACCTTTCTCTTCCTTGGTTACTGGAATTGGCCCATCCCTCTATAAATCTGGAAGAGAATGTGGAGCTTGCTACCAG GTGAAATGTACAAAGAAGGTGCATCGATCGTGTTCAGAGAAGGGAGTAAGGGTGGTTATAGCAGATTTTTGCCCAGGTGGTCCTTGCGTCTCACAATCAGCACATTTTGACTTAAGTGGAACTGCATTTGGTTCAATGGCTATTCCTGGACAAGAACACAAACTCAGGAATGCTGGTGTCTTGCAAATTCTTTATGCTAG GGTGGCGTGTGATTATTCGAGGAAAAATATCGCGTTCCATGTCGACCAAGGTTCAAATTCGGAATACTTCGCAGTGGTAATAGAGTTTGAAGAAGGAGATGGTGACCTTGCTAAAgttgaaatgaaagaaaaaaccAGCAACAGTAAATGGAGGCAAATGCAACAGTCTTGGGGTGCAGTTTGGAAGTTGGATGCTGGCTCTGAATTACACCCTCCATTTTCCATCCGATTAACTTCACAATATTCAGACCAGATATTAATAGCCAAGAATGTGATTCCCACTGGTTGGCAGCCTGGTGCTACATACCGCTCCCTCGTTAATTATCTTTAA